From the Kogia breviceps isolate mKogBre1 chromosome 10, mKogBre1 haplotype 1, whole genome shotgun sequence genome, the window CTGCCCACCCACCTCCCTCACCTGGGTGCTGTACGGTCCTCCTGACTGGACACAGGGGAGGACACACCATCTGGGGACCAAGGGCAGTTGGGCACTTTGGAAAGGGTGTCAAACCCCCAGGTGCTCTGTCCTCGGGGGGCCAGGAGGGTGGGCTCTACTCACTTCCCATGTGTCTCTTCTTCCAGAACCCATAGACCACGATCAGCATCACAGGCAGTAGGAGCAAGGCCAGCACCCCCACGAGCACAGCAGGATAGAAGTCCTGGTGCCTGCGGAGACAGGACAGAGTGCGGAGGAGGTGAGTACCAGGGTGCCCCACCCTGGCCCACGTCTTTCTGCACATCACAGGAGAGGAGTGGGACCCGAGGAAACCTGCCAGTCCCCGCGGGGAGTGATGGCCTCTCTTCCTTGGGGACCCACCTGTGGGAGAAGGAAGTGAGGTGCTCAGAGGTCAGGAGATGAAGTCCCCTGCCCCCAGTGAAGGGAAGCATCTCTCCACTTTAGTACCTCTCCTCCATTATTCCCCCAAATCTGCTGAGGACAAGGGCTCTAAGAGACCCCCATTTTTGACAGAAGAGACCAACATTCTTACTCTCCTCGTGGTGACTGAGGATGGCACTTCCCACCTTTGTCCTCTGGAACAGATGCTATAGGTGCCCTGCCTATATTCCCTTGCTGTATCACTTCCATGTACACCTGTCCTCAGCagctccatttaaaaatttggggGCCTGAGGGCTTTCTCTTGTCACTGGTGCTCTCCATGCCACACATGGCAGGCAGCCCTCTACCAATAACCAACAGAGTGGGggtataaataccccagctcccttgcCCGCCAGGTAGCTGCTAGACACTGGACCCTAGAGTCTCCCCAATGGGATTGAGCTCTTGCTGCCCACAGTGATAACCAGCCTCAGTAAGTTCTCTTATctgctgccttcccttccctgtctcacttccccGTGCTCTTTCCAGTGTTCCAGATACAATGTGAATCCTGGTCTCAGAGTTCACACCTCAGGGAACCCAAATTAAAGTGTCCCCATTTCCCACTTCCTACTCCCCAGGCTGCTCCCCTTGTCTCCCTACCCTCTCCTCTTCATCCACAGCCTCATGctgacccagcccctgccctcctttcCCACTGCCATCATTTCTGTCCCATGTCCATCccagcttccctctcccacctcccattCAGCAACAGGCCAAACTGAGTTCCTGGTGGGCAAAAGGGGCTGGTCTGCTGCAACATTTCACGTTGGGGTCTGTTCAGGCACCAAGAACTGTTGCCATGTCTGGGAAAATGGCATTCAACCCAGGCCCCCCCCGGGTACCTGCTGGGGGATAATAGGTTGAGGAGAGACCTGCCAGTGGGGCACATTCCCGTGGTGGGCGATCCCATGGTGCACAGGTGCCCAGCCTTAGTGGGAGTGGAGGCTGGGCCAGCAGCGGAGGCTCTGGCATTGCTGGGAGACGCAGTCACTGTCTGGGACCCCATGGTCCTCCTGGGCCCCGTGGTGGAGGGGCTGGTGCCAGTGAAGCCGTAGCCTGTCACAGAGGTCAGTCTGATGCTCCCTGAGGCAGGGAAGGGCAAGAGTCTAGCCAAGGTGAGGAGTCCAGGTGTGAACACCGTCGTGCTGGTGGTGAAAGGGGCATCAGGGCTTGAGGTGAGGGCTGGGCCTGCTGTGACGACAGTTCCACTCTGGAGGATGGTGGGCAGCTTCGTAAGAGGAGTGTTTCTCTTGGTTGTGGAGGCTGAGGGAccagagagggaggaaggtgaGACTGAGTCGGGGGCCTTGGTGCTGGAAGCAGCTCCCGGCAGCCCACATACTTGTCTGGGTAGGACCTGTCCTTGTCTTGCTCCTTGACCTTGGACCTAGGATTCTGCTCTGCTGAGGGACCAGGTGCGTGCTTGTTCAGAGGGTCAGGTCAGGGAGGAGGAAGTAGgcacagaaaagaaggaagagtcTTTCACAAAATTTTTAGTGTCCCCTGTCAGGCCACCTGGGCCAAGAGGacacttccctccccacccccatctctcttGTCACTTCCTGGACCTTCCTCATTCCTGTAAGTCAGAGATTTCTCTGCTCTGATGTTGAGCATGAACTTTCCCAGTTGCTCCATGATTGGCGACTGGGATCCAGAGATGAGGACAAGGAAGCATCAAAGGCCCAGATCCCAAAGAACGCCATGAGCAGCGGGGCCAGGTGCCTTCCTTGGGGGCTTATTAAGAGACACAGGAACTGGTCCTGCCACTTTCATGCATCAGTTCAGGCCTTTATCATCCCATTTTCTGGAAGAAGGTTGGACCTTGGATGGTGGAAGAGGAGGGAGTTGTAGGAGCTGTGAGGGCTCAGTCTAGAAGGCAGTGCTGAGTCTTTCTCATCAGGGAACAGGAAAACAAAGAGAGAGGGATGGTGAGGGGGAGAGGGCTGCTGCTGGCTGCTGCTGCATCCCACTACTATGCATGCAAGGATGCACTCCTGAGAGCCAGATGGTCACCGCGGAAGGCGCCCATTTTTCTGGGCAGGGGAACCAGAACAAGTGGCATTGgtgagggtggggatgggagaaggGGCTGATCTGGAGCCAGATCTCCCACATCATCCTACTCAGCAGTGTGAAGACCCCCAAAGGACCTTTCAAAGAACTCATACACAGGTGCCTTGGGAGAGCCAGCATTTGGCCACAGAGGATCTAAGAGTGGGCTGAAAAGGAGTGACATCCAACAGAGAGAGGCCTCCTACAAGGGTCAGTGAAGTCACACAGCCGTTTCCCTCTCCTTCATCCCTGCTTCAATATACCAAGGGGTTGGGAGGGGCAGGACCAGGAGGAGGTGATGGAGAGGAGTACCCCTCCCCTACCTCCTGAGATGAAGGAGGGGGAGTTGGACAGCAGCAGTCCCCCTTCTCCACTTCAAGTGCCTGGGGCCATAAACCTGGTTTTCAAGGGGGACTGGAAGAGCATATATTGCTAGAAGATTCGCATTTTTAATTGCCtgtgcattttttatttcctaatcATTGAAAAGGTCTGCAAAGTTGGAATCACCCCAAACTGTGGTTAAGAGATGGAAAGTGAGATCTGACATAGCACAACAGAGGGATAcactaagggaaaaataaaaccatttcatGTTTGTATCCCTACAAATTAAGACTTCAATAAATTGGTTTCGACTACTTCCCTAGTGCTAAATTAGAACCGGAGAGGGAAGGAATGAGATTTGCTCCGTATCTTAGAGACAGCAGTTACCCTAGCTCAGACCCAACAGAAGATGGGGATGCAGTTGGGTTAGGGCAACAGGGAAGGGTGGATAATAAGTTTCACAATCACTGGCTGCTCTTTGCAGGCTCTTTGTCTGACTCCTCACCCTTTCCCATCTTATAAATGTGGAAGGAGCACAGGGCTACATTCTTGGCCCTCCTCTCTTTTTCTACACTCAAGGGAGAGTTTTGATAACCTTAAAGACAAGGCACAATATCACCTCCTCTAAACTCTCCCATAGCTTCCTATTCTACCTAGGATAAAACTCAAAGCCCAAATCATGGACTTTAGGGCTGCTGTTTGCCTGTCCAACCTCATCTTCTATCACTCTGCCACACACTCAATATGGACCAGCTTCTTCTCACCTCAGGGACTTTGCACGTGCAATTCTCCCCACCTGGAAAGCCCTTTGAATCACCCACTTTCAACAGGGCTAGAAAGCTCTCATCACACGCAGGCTCTGCTTGATGTCATCTGCTCAGGGAGGTCTTCTCTGATTCCCCACTAATTCAGTAGCTCCCACCACCACTGAACTTTCTAGTTCatcacattgttttattttcttaagaacaTTTATTGTTATCTGCAACTGTTTATCTGACAATGTACTATTGCCTGTCACCTCCCATAGGCTAGGAATGGGTCCggttttgctcaccactgtatcctcagagcctagaatagtgcctggcacagaatcaGGGCTCAGTGAATATATATTGAACAGATGATTGAATAAAACAAGCACAGAGAGCCTTGAGTTCTAATCTCATCTCGTCCACTTGCTAGTTCTGTGACCCTGGACAAAGTCAGAGCCGCAAGGACTTTTTAGAcctcatttccttcatctgtaaaagggtgACAAGAATGCCCATGAAGGTGTCTGTAAAGGAGCTGTGAAAACTCCACTGTACATCATGCCTATTGatggattattattattgttatatttgatGTCAGTGGAGTACAGGGCGGGAAGGACACCCCCCCAGAATCCCAGTGCCCCAGCAGGCCTGCTCACCTGGAGACACTTCCAGCAGGAAGCCCATCAGAGGGTAGAGGATGCCAGAGCTGTTGCGCATGCACCAGTACCGGCCCGAGTCCTGGCGCCTCAGGGCCGCCATGGTGATACTGACCACCTTGGCCTGGGTATCGTCCTGCAGCAAATAGCGCGGCCCCTGCACCCCAACACGGGTGAACACAGTCTCGCACTTCTTCCTCCTGATTTTGCACCAAACCTTACCCTCTATGTGGTTTTTGCGGCTCTTGTAGAAGCACTGCACAGACAGAGTCTCCCCTTCAAAATGCCGCACTTTGGAGTACACGCTCTCGACAGGGGCACCTGGGGAGACACGACTTgttgagagaggaggaaggaagcatCTTAAAACTCGAAGCTCATGGtgaagggagaggaggtggaTATTGCTCTGCTGTCATGGAACTCAAGAGTGTGAAGAGGAAATACAGCCCAACTCCGATGGAGGGGGACACAGGCTCCTCCCCCGGGGAGCTCTTGGTCTGTTGGAGGAGACACTAGCCCTGCCCTGTAGTTCCCAGACTGATGGGGAAGACAGTAGTCCTGTGACCCTGGGGAGTCCTAAAATGATGAGGAAGATCCAGGGCTAGCCCTCCAAGGACTCCCAGTCTGATGGTGGAGACACAGGCCTAGCCCACAGGGAGCCCCTAGTCTAACGAAGGAAACTCAGCCCTTACACTCAGGGAACTTCAGCAGATGCAGCCGTTTTCTTTGCGGCATTTTCTAGTCTGATGGGAGAGTAATAAGCCCTGTCTTCAGGGTCTTGTGGGAAAGAGTCAGGTCCTGCCCTCaatgagacagagacacagacacaaacacaagTCATCATTCTGAAATTCCAGAGCACAACGAACTTAGGTAGATAAGAAAATTcaatctttgaaaatattaagaatagtTATTTGTTTCACAAACAGGTTTACTCTAGTCACCTTTTAAATAGCAAGTTGTCTGAGTTCATTCTAGgtgatgtttaattttaaaatattccagttaCCTAAAACCCGTAGATCCGATACGCCCAGACATTTATATACACGCCCAGTGGAGTGTAAACCAAAGAATTCTACAATTATTCACTGTTCATATGTTGCCTTCTACGCCTAGGAAGAAGATGTGGTCAGTGAGCTTCATAACCCGTGGTCTGATGGGGACAGGGTAGAACTAAGGCTGGGGTGGTGAATcaggggacagggagagagagaaagctgcaGTGAGGGCTCTCCAGCCCTCTACCCACCCTCAGCTTGGCATTTCCTCCTCTAACACCTTCCGAGCCTTCTGCAAACACGCACATAGTTCTCCCCAGTAGGACAGAATGGACAGCATTTTGGAGTCTAAATAAACAGGTTAAAACTCAGGTTCTACCACTGACTAACCATGTGAGCAGATCACTTAATGTCTCTGTTTCTTATCTGTCTCTGGCTGGCTCTGAGAACTGTACCCCACGACAGTGCCTTGAATGTAGTACATGCTCAGTGCACGTCTCCTCCCAAATTCAGGTTGCTCCAGACTTTCCCAATGGAACCCAGAGCTGGGATATCTAGATAGCCAAGGGCCCAGCACCCCAGACATCCACCTTAGTTTCCAACCCAGCTGCCACTAGAGTTGAGGTTTGGAGTAAGGTAACGCCCTCTCTTGTATCCCTTTGTCCCATGCAAGTTAAACAGAATGATCCAACTCAATTATTTGGCAGGTGGCAGGTTTGGGGGACCCAAAACCTGCCCTGGAAAAGCGGGTCTCTCTGGGAGAAGCGTACAGCGACCTTGGTACGGGTCTCCAGGGCACTCTGTTTATGTGTGCCTACCTTCCACCCCTCACACAGGAGGTGCCCAGAACTGAACAGGAAATGGTAACTTGGTTGTCATGGCAGCGAGCAAGACAGGATTGGGTGAGGCCCCCTCAAGGAGCATTTAGTAGCTGTGGGGTGGGAGAGATTGCTTCAGGGATTGcttccctacccccaccccaggccagggGGTAGGGACGGAGGCTGTGGCATCAACATTCCAAGAAAAAGCAAGTTCAAAGCGCACACACGTAAGGTAATGATTCCCATAGGAACCAAACAGGGCTCTCCCAACAGAGGCCAAGGGACGAGGGCTTGTTGTGTGTGAGGAAGTGGAGTGGCCCTGGTCAGAGGTCCCGAGGAAGACAGGCAGATAAAGGGGCCCATGCAGAGAGGGTCCAGAGCTTTATCTTAGTTTGTGGGGCCTGGGTTAGCTTTGCCCGGGGCCAGATACTAGGAGGGCACCTTCTCACTGGTCTCTGGTGGGGAGCTACGAGCTCAGCCAGACCATCTCATCCTCCTCCAACCCCACAAGATCACTGAGCAAGGCAAAGCAGGAAGGGGGTCCAGGAGCAGACCATTCCCTCCCCCGtaagccacccacccaccctctcaCCTGCGACAGGGCCCTGgagccacagcagcagcagcaggaaggtGGGAGCCATGGCCCCGTGCAGTGGAGGTGGGTGCAAGtccagcagggggcaggggtCCAAGGTTAGGGCCCCAGGCCTATGCTGGACATACCACTTGGGGCTGCCAGGGAAGACCTGGGGTTCTAAATATGAAGTTGCCCATTTAGGGAAGTGAGGAAGTTGTGGGACCCACTGTGACCAGCAGACCGCAGGGGCCCGCAGGGCCTGCGAGAGGGCGGTGCTGGTGCAGTTTCCACCCCCTCTTACTCAAAACTTCAGGCAGGTGTGGCTGCTCCACCCGGTCCAGGGCCTCCCAGCCCACGGGGGTGCTCTCGGGGTCAGAAGACTCCTCACCCTCTTTGGATTCCCTCCTGGAATCTGGTCCATTAGGAATAACATCCTCTGAAGCCAGTTATTCATCTAGGGGGCTAGTGTGAGGTTTCTAGAACCACAGGCACAGACTTCCCTGGAATTCTCTGGGCTCAGAGACCCAGAGATCTAGGCTATGGGGCTTGGGTGGGGCATCTCAGACCCAACGTTTTTCACAAACCCACATTCACAGGGAGCTTCTTGTaaactcccatttgtttattcatgcACCCATTCGTGCATGTGTGTTCGTTCTGGCACTCTGccgcctctctctctcccaggctCCTGGCTGGTCAGAACAGTCACTCATGCTCACAACTTGCAAATAACCCCTTCCATGCTCAGATGCAACCTTATTTTTGTCATGGTTAGAGTGACAGGAGAAAAGAAGGTGCAAATTGTAAGACTCGGAGCATAAAGTTTGGGTTCAGGGAGGAGCCCCTATGCTATCACGTATGCGTGTgctcgcgcacacacacacaaaaacatatacactcacacactctctcatacacacacacacacacacacacacacacacacactcatgcactgTCTCATACTTACACAAGCGGCAGCTGCCTCTCCTTTTCAATGCTCACATCTCCATACCTTtatccctctctctgcctctcctaccaACATCTCTAATCACCCACCAGCTCTGTCCAGAC encodes:
- the LOC131763222 gene encoding trem-like transcript 2 protein isoform X2, giving the protein MAPTFLLLLLWLQGPVAGAPVESVYSKVRHFEGETLSVQCFYKSRKNHIEGKVWCKIRRKKCETVFTRVGVQGPRYLLQDDTQAKVVSITMAALRRQDSGRYWCMRNSSGILYPLMGFLLEVSPASTTKRNTPLTKLPTILQSGTVVTAGPALTSSPDAPFTTSTTVFTPGLLTLARLLPFPASGSIRLTSVTGYGFTGTSPSTTGPRRTMGSQTVTASPSNARASAAGPASTPTKAGHLCTMGSPTTGMCPTGRHQDFYPAVLVGVLALLLLPVMLIVVYGFWKKRHMGSYSMCRDPARSWRDPDTRPEPPWKPAWSEAT
- the LOC131763222 gene encoding trem-like transcript 2 protein isoform X1, with protein sequence MAPTFLLLLLWLQGPVAGAPVESVYSKVRHFEGETLSVQCFYKSRKNHIEGKVWCKIRRKKCETVFTRVGVQGPRYLLQDDTQAKVVSITMAALRRQDSGRYWCMRNSSGILYPLMGFLLEVSPASTTKRNTPLTKLPTILQSGTVVTAGPALTSSPDAPFTTSTTVFTPGLLTLARLLPFPASGSIRLTSVTGYGFTGTSPSTTGPRRTMGSQTVTASPSNARASAAGPASTPTKAGHLCTMGSPTTGMCPTGRSLLNLLSPSRHQDFYPAVLVGVLALLLLPVMLIVVYGFWKKRHMGSYSMCRDPARSWRDPDTRPEPPWKPAWSEAT